The following coding sequences lie in one Panicum virgatum strain AP13 chromosome 6N, P.virgatum_v5, whole genome shotgun sequence genomic window:
- the LOC120679522 gene encoding L-gulonolactone oxidase 5-like, producing the protein MEGLQILVLLVLTQISLTGSSPPRDPVACSDGTSNCTISNAYGSFPDRSICHAASVAYPRSEQELVAAVAAAVAAKRKVKVATRSSHSFPKLACPGGSDGTIVSTRWLNRTVRIDAEKRLMTVESGMLLRDLIYAAAGAGLALPHSPIWYGLTIGGVLGTGAHGSSLWGKGGAVHEYVVGLRIVTPAPASQGFATVRELGTGHPDLDAAKVSLGVLGVISQATWQLQLLFKRSVSYVNRVDSDLAEQVAAWCYLHEFADILWLPQDGKVAYRQDDRVDASAPGNGLNDMVILRPYSVAELVAERVQEELLEANGSDAARCSAVQTAVAQMEMQAYGLTNDGVSFTGYPVVGYQHRIQASGTCLDGTEDDVLQSVCIWDPRIRGPFFYDSSFSVPLSRVAAFVADVQRLRDINPQAFCVLGAVGVWMRYVRASTAYLGKPEDCIDIDLLYYRSYTSGTPRAHADVIDEMEQMGLLKYGGVPHWGKSRNFAFDGAIARFPRASEFLKVKDRYDPEGIFSSEWSDQVLGVKGSPSIVGKGCAIEGLCVCSDDWHCAPEKGYLCRPGKVYTEARVCAFVGDERSSFVDVL; encoded by the exons ATGGAAGGACTGCAGATCCTTGTGCTCCTCGTCCTTACCCAGATAAGCCTCACCGGCTCCAGCCCTCCGCGTGATCCGGTAGCCTGCAGCGACGGCACCTCCAACTGCACCATCAGCAACGCATACGGCTCCTTCCCGGACCGCAGCATCTGCCACGCGGCCAGCGTCGCCTACCCGCGCAGCGAGCAGGAGCTcgtggcggccgtggcggccgcggtggcggccaAGCGTAAGGTGAAGGTCGCCACGAGGTCCTCTCACAGCTTCCCCAAGCTGGCCTGCCCGGGCGGCAGCGACGGAACCATCGTCAGCACGCGGTGGCTCAACCGGACCGTGCGGATCGACGCCGAGAAGCGGCTCATGACGGTAGAGAGCGGCATGCTCCTCAGGGACCTCATCTACGCAGCCGCCGGGGCAGGGCTCGCGCTGCCTCACTCGCCAATCTGGTACGGCCTCACCATCGGCGGCGTCCTGGGCACCGGCGCCCACGGCAGCTCGTTATGGGGCAAAGGTGGCGCCGTGCACGAGTACGTCGTGGGGCTGAGGATTGTGACGCCAGCACCGGCGAGCCAGGGCTTCGCCACGGTGAGAGAGCTCGGCACAGGCCACCCGGACCTCGACGCGGCCAAGGTATCGCTCGGAGTCCTCGGCGTCATCTCTCAG GCTACGTG GCAACTGCAGCTACTGTTCAAGCGGTCGGTCTCATACGTGAACCGCGTGGATTCCGACCTGGCGGAGCAAGTGGCCGCGTGGTGTTACCTCCACGAGTTCGCCGACATTCTGTGGCTGCCGCAGGACGGCAAGGTGGCCTACCGCCAGGACGACCGTGTCGACGCTTCGGCGCCGGGCAACGGCCTCAACGACATGGTCATCTTGCGGCCATACTCAGTTGCCGAACTCGTCGCCGAAAGGGTCCAAG AGGAGCTCCTGGAGGCGAACGGCTCAGACGCCGCCCGGTGCTCGGCGGTGCAGACGGCGGTGGCGCAGATGGAGATGCAGGCCTACGGCCTGACCAACGACGGCGTCTCCTTCACGGGGTACCCAGTGGTAGGGTACCAGCACCGGATCCAAGCGTCCGGGACATGCCTCGACGGCACGGAGGACGACGTGCTCCAGTCCGTGTGCATCTGGGACCCTCGCATCCGGGGGCCCTTCTTCTACGACTCCAGCTTCAGCGTCCCGCTCTCCCGGGTAGCCGCGTTCGTCGCCGACGTGCAGAGGCTCCGGGACATCAACCCACAGGCATTCTGTGTGCTCGGAGCCGTGGGCGTGTGGATGCGCTACGTCAGGGCCTCCACCGCCTACCTCGGGAAGCCGGAGGACTGCATCGACATCGACCTCCTTTACTACCGGAGCTACACGAGCGGCACGCCACGGGCGCACGCCGACGTGATCGACGAGATGGAGCAGATGGGGCTGCTCAAGTACGGCGGCGTCCCGCACTGGGGCAAGAGCCGCAACTTCGCCTTCGACGGCGCCATCGCCAGGTTCCCCAGGGCCAGCGAGTTCCTCAAGGTGAAGGACAGGTACGATCCGGAGGGGATATTTTCGAGCGAGTGGAGCGATCAGGTGCTGGGCGTCAAAGGAAGCCCAAGCATAGTGGGGAAAGGCTGCGCCATTGAAGGGCTCTGTGTCTGCTCCGATGACTGGCACTGCGCGCCAGAGAAAGGCTACCTCTGCCGGCCGGGGAAGGTGTACACCGAAGCGAGGGTTTGCGCGTTCGTCGGCGACGAGCGCTCCAGCTTCGTTGACGTTCTCTGA